CACCGCCGTGGCCAGCGACGCCGCGACGGACAACTGCTTCGCGACCACGCCGCCGAACCAAGGCTCGGTGCCCGCACTGTCGAAGTCGGTGTACAGGACGCTGATCTCGTCGGACTGCGTGTACGAGAACCGGGCGCCGGCGATCTCCGCGCACAATGCCTCGGCGACCGCGTCCATGTCCGCCATGAAGGCCTCGTCGAAGGGGCGGGTCGCTCCCCGTGTGTAGGTGCGGAACGCGCGGCCGTCGACCCGGAGCAATGTGTAGGTGCGACGCGGCAGGACCGCACGGTGTACCGCCTCGTACCGCTTCATCCGGTCGCCCAATGCCGTGCCGTCCGCCATGTCGTCCCTTCGTCCGTGTTGCCCCGGTCCGGGTTGCCCCAGTCTGGCACGCACGGACTGACGGGTCCGGAGTACGACGGTCGGGATGGCGGGCCCCGCGGCCGGACCTCGTACGCGCGGGCGCGCGGCGGCCCTCCCGTGGGGAGAGCGGGAGGGACGCGCGCCCGGGATGGTCCGGGAGCACACCGTATGCCCGGGTACACGGGCGCGGGTAGGCATATGACAAGGGGAATTCCGGATGGCCCGACACCGGGCTAGACGACGTCGGGGCCACCCTCGTCGAGCCCCTCGTCGAGGCGGCTGTCGTCCGGCCGGTCGTTGTCGAGGCCCCTGTCATCCGCCCCGTCGTGGTCGAGACCGTGGTCGTACGCTCCCGCCTCGACGCGCAGCGCCATCTCGCGCAGGACGTCCATGGAGGTGACGTCCGTCCGGCCGGAGTCGTGGACGGCCGCCAGCGAATTGAACGCCGCGGCGAAGGCTCCGACGATCGTGTGCATGGCGGGAGCCAGCGTCTCCCCGACGATGCGACCCACCTGGAGGGGAGTCGCGTCGGCCGGCACGCTGAAGTGCGGCATCATCTCGCTCAGCAACAGGGTGACGACGCCCGGCTCCGAGGTGGGACCGGCTTCGCCGCCGGCCTCGTGAGACCTGCGGATTTCCTGGGACTCCGTGAGGATCCCGATGACTCGCTTCATGATTTCCGCGCGCTCCATCTGCGGAGGGTAGCCCGTGCGGGGACGGCGGGTGCGGGGTTCTCGCGGGCCGGCCCGCCGCCGGGCGTCTGGCAGACTGGGCAGGGTTCTCCCAGGCGGTGCAGGACAGGAAACCGGTGCGAATCCGGTGCGGTCCCGCCACTGTGACCGGAGCCCGTCCGCGGGATCCGGGAGTCAGACACTGACGCACCGCCTCTTCACTTCGACCGGGGACGCGGATCCCCCGGAGAGGCTTCGCCATGTCGCGCTCGCGCACAGTTCTGCGCTCACTCATACCCCTCGCGCTGCTGGCGCCCCTGGCCGCCTGCGGGGGTTCGCCGGGCGGGAAGGGCGCGGGGTCGGACACGGCCTCCGGGAAGACGCCCGGGTTCCCGTACACCGTCACCAACTGTGGTGTCAGCACCACCTACCAGGCCCCGCCCCGTCGCGCGGTCACCATGAACCAGCACGCCACCGAGATCATGCTGGCGTTGGGGCTGGAGCAGAAGATCGTCGGCACCGCCTACCTGGACGACGCGATCCTGCCCGCCTACCGACCCGCCTACGACCGGATCAAGGTGCTGGCCAAGGAGTACCCCTCCAAGGAGGTGCTCCTCAACGCCAACCCCGACTTCGTGTACGGCGGCTACTCCAGCGCCTTCGACAAGGCGCAGGGACGTGATCGCGGGGGACTGGCCGCGTCGGGCATCAACTCTCGCCTCAACGTGGAGTACTGCGGTACCGGTCCGGTGGGACTGGAGCAGCTCAAGACCGAGATCACCGAAGTGGCACGCACCTTCGGCGTGCCGGAGCGCGGTGCGGCGCTGATCGAGGATCAGCAGCGGCGCATCGCCGCCGTCACCGCACGGGTCAAGGACAAGTCCAAGCCGGCCGTCTTCGCCTACGACTCGGGCGAGGCCTCCGCCTCGACCTCGGGGGGCACCGGCATCGGCAACGAGATCGTCTCCCTGGCCGGCGGGACGAACGTGTTCGCCGACCTCGACGACACCTTCGGCGACGTGTCCTGGGAGAAGGTCATCGAACGCAAGCCCGATGTCATCCTGATCTACGACTACGCGGGCACCACGGTCGAGGCCAAGAAGCAGCGCCTGCTGAACGACCCGGCTCTCGCACAGGTTCCCGCGATCAAGAACAAGCGGTTCGTGGTCCTCCCGCTGTCCACGGCCGTCCTCGGCGTGCGCGTCGCCGACGCCACCGAGTCCCTGGGGCGCCAACTGCACCCCGACGCCGCGTGAGCCCGCGCCGCACCCCGGTCGTCCTCGTCCTGCTCGCCGCCTCCCTGGTCGCCTCCGCCGTCGCGGGCCTCGCGCTGGGCGCGGTACGGATGGCCCCGGGCCAGGTGATCGACGTCCTCCTCGCAGGACCCGGAGCCGGAGCGGGAGCCGGCGGTGGAGCCGCCGGTGCCATCGTGTGGGACGTACGGATGCCCCGCCTCCTCCTCGGCGCCGTCGTCGGCGCCGGACTCGCCGTGGCCGGAACCGTGTTGCAGGCCCTCGTACGCAACCAACTCGCCGACCCCTTCCTGCTCGGCGCCTCCTCCGGCGCGTCGGCGGGAGCCGTACTGGTCATCGTCCTCGGCGCCGGAGTCCTCGACTTCGCGGGCGGGGCGGCGGTACCCGTCGCCGCGTTCGCGGGATCCATGGGCGCGCTCGTCGCCGTCTACGCGATGGCCCGGCGCGGCGGCACCATGACCACCGGCCGGCTGATCCTGGCCGGGGTCGCCGTCCAGTACGTCCTGTCCGCCCTCACCAGCCTGGTCCTGGTCCTGGCCGCGCACCCGGACCAGATCCGTACCGTCCTCTTCTGGACCCTCGGCGGTCTCGGCGGGGCCCGCTGGGACGAACTGGCCCTGCCCTCGGTCGCGCTGCTCCTCGGTACCGGCCTGCTGATCGCCCTCGCCCGCCCCCTGGACCTGCTGCTCGCGGGGGAGGAGGGCGCGCACACCCTGGGCCTCGACACCGCGCGGTTCCGGGCGGCGGTCTTCGTCCTCGCCTCGCTCGTCATCGGTGTACTGGTCGCCTACAGCGGAGCCATAGGCTTCGTCGGCCTGATGGTTCCGCACGCCGCCCGCATGGTGGTGGGCGCCGGACACCGGGCGCTGCTGCCGGTGGCCGCGCTGGGCGGGGCCGTGTTCCTGACCCTGGCGGACCTGGTCGCGCGGACCGCGGCGGCGCCCGAGGAGATACCGGTCGGCGTGGTCACCGCGCTGGTCGGCGGGCCGTTCTTCCTGTGGATGCTCCGCAGGTCCACCCGGACCGAGGGGGTGGCCGGATGAACCCGTCGACAGGACACCCGGTGGAACTCGCCGTCGAGGACGTGGGCTACGAGATCGACGGCCGGACCCTGCTGCACGGAGTCGACCTCACCGCCCGACCCGGCGAGACCGTCGGCGTGGTCGGCCCCAACGGCAGCGGCAAGACCACACTGCTGCGCTGCGTCTACGGCGCCCTGCGGCCCACCTCCGGCCGGGTGCTGCTGGACGGCGCCGACGCGGGGTCCATGGGCGTCAAGGACCGGGCCCGACGGGTGGCGGTGGTGCCACAGGACGCCTCCGGAACGTTCGGGTTGACGGTCCGCGAGGTCGTCGCCATGGGCCGCAGCCCCCACAAGCGGTTCTGGGAGCAGGACGGCCCCGACGACGCCCGACGCGTCGCCGAGGCCCTGGAGACCGTCGGGGCGGCCGGTTTCGCCGACCGCCGGTTCGACGAACTCTCCGGCGGCGAACGCCAACGCGCCCTGGTGGCCCGCGCGCTCGTCCAGGATCCCGGCCTGCTGGCCCTCGACGAGCCGACCAATCACCTCGACATCCGCTACCAGCTGGAGATCCTGACCCTGGTCCGCGCACTGCCGGCGACCGGCCTGCTGGTCCTGCACGACCTCAACCTGGCCGCGTCCTTCTGCGACCGGCTGTACGTGCTGGAAGCCGGCCGGGTGGTCGCCTCGGGAACCCCGGGCGAGGTGCTCACCGAGGAACTGCTGTCGCAGGTGTACGGGGTACGGACCCGGGTCGGCCCGCACCCGACGACAGGCGGCCCGAGCATCCAGTACCTGCCGCCCGAGCCTCCCCGGCTCAGCCCTGGAAGCCGTACGGGCGGGTGATCAGTTCCAACCAGTGGCCGGACGGGTCGGGGAAGTAGACGCCGTTGCCCCCGTCGTTGTGGTTGATCTCGCCCGGGTGCTTGCGATGCGGATCGGCGTAGTGCTCGGTTCCCGCCGCCTTGATCTTCGCGTAGGCCGCGTCGAACACGTCCTGAGAGACGAGGAACGCGTAGTGCTGGGGAGCGATGGACTCGCCGGGGGCGGCGGTCGCGAAGTCCAGGGTGACGCCGTTTCCGGTCTCGACGGGGATGAAGGGACCCCATTCGGTCCCGACCTCCAGACCCAGGATGTCGGCGAGGTACTCGGCGGACCGCCGGTTGTCACGACTGTGGACGATCGTGTGGTTCAGCTCTACTGACATGGGTGGATGCCTCCGAAAGGCATGTCACGGCGCCTCCATGCCTCACCCGGTCGGTGACCGACACGCGATGCCGTCCGCACGAGCCTAAGCACACGGATCGGGCCGGGTCCATCGGTATTCGGTCGAATGAGGCGCCGCGGAGCGGGGCGCCGCTGAACGGGTGTCCGCGACGGTGCCGGCTACCTGATCAGGAACGTCCGTCCGATCAGGAACGTCCGTCCGATCAGGAACGTCCGTCCGGTCAGGATCGTCCGTACACCGAATCGACGTTGTCCCGCGCGGGATGCGTCCGCCCCGCCGGCCCCGCCGCGAAGACCCGCAGCAGGTTCTCCGTCACCCGTGTGGTCAGCGCCCCGGCACGCGCGTCCAGACCGTGGTTGCCGCCGCCGCGTCCGTCGCCCTTCGCGTCGAGCGCCTCGACCCAGCGCATCGTCCCCGTGGCGAACACCCCGGCGCCGCTCGCCACGGTGTGATACGCCGTGTCCTGATGGCTGGGCCTGCCCTCGCAGACCACGGGGGAGTGGGCGATGATCTCGATCGGGCGGGGTGTCGGGAATCCGGTGTTCACCTTGTCGTACTCGACGCCGACCAGGTGCGCGAACCCGTCACCGGCCTTCACCCCCGTGCCCTCGAACAGCCAGTGCCCGGGCCGCGTCACCACATAGGGGGCGTCCACCGGGTAGCCGTCGTAGATGACACCGAGCAGGGAGCTCTCCGGGTCGGCCGCGGGAGCCGAGCGGAAGTCGACCGTCGCGGGGTGACCCCTTTTGAACCCCGGGTCCTGGGCGTAGGACGACTTGTAACAGACCACCGTGCGGTCCGGCCCCAGGTCCGACGGCTCCAGTCGGATCCGGCGGTAACAGCAGTTCGCGCCGAGTATCGCGATGTTGGTGCCGGCGTCCCTGGCCGCGGTGACGTGGGCCCGCTGCTCCGGGGACCAGTACTCGTCGTGTCCCGGCGAGAGCACGGCCGCCGCCCCCTCCAGCAGTCGCTTCTCCCGTGCCAGGTCGGTGGTCGTCGTGTACGCCAGTGGTATGCCGAGCCGCTCGGCAAGGGCGATCAGCGGTGCCTCGTAGACCAGGAACAGGCCCGCCCCGTCGTCGTACTCGTACGGCCGGTCGAAGGTCACGGCGAGTGAACGCGAGGCGTATCCGCCGCTGGGTCCGTCGTAGCTGCCGTAGCCGCCCCACCTGTTGTACGCCTGCCAGGTCGCCACCGCGTTCACGATGACGGTCCGTCCCTTCGTGGACGCCGAGCGGACGGTGAGCGGGACGAAACGCTGCCCCTCGGCGCCCTGCGCGTCGAGCCGGAGCAGGTAGCAACCCTCCGGCCAGCCACCGGTGTCGACCGTGGTGGTACGCGCCCACCGGGTGCGGACCATCCTGGTTCCCGCGTCCACGGTGTGCTCGGGTTGCCGGACCCCGGGCAGCGCCTGCGATCGCCACACCAGCCGGGCCCGCGCGCCGCCGTACCACCCCATGCGGTACGCGGAGACCGTGAACCGGGGCGCCGCGGTGGACACGTGCAGCCCGAACGACTCACCGGGAAGGACACTGACCCGGTCGGCGAAACCCTCGATGGCGCGAGCGGATCCGGCCTTGGCCACGTGCCAGTCGGCGTTTCCGGGTCGGGCGTTCTCGGCCTTGACGTCGAACACCCGGGACCCGGCCCCGGGAGAGGACTCCGACGCGTTCGGCGATCCCGACGGGGAGCCTCCCGACTTCGGATCCTCGCCCGCACCGGCCTCCTGCGCGTCGCCGTCGCCCGCGCAACCGGCGGCGGCACCGATCCCGACAGCGGTGACCGCTCCCGTCGCCGCGATGGCGATGAACCGCCGCCGGCCCGCGGAACCGATCCCCCCGGCCCTCTGTTCCTGATCCATGAAGGGCACGCTATGACACGCTCCGCCCTCTCCATTCGTCGGGTTGGACCGAATCGGACCGCCACACGGATCGTGGCCGTGCCGTCGGTTCCCTCCCGCACGGCCCCGTTCCCGACGGACGTCGCCCCGCGAGGCGTTGGGCGCGCGGGCATGGCCGATGTGCCGGCGGCGACCACCGCGGCGTTCGGGTGAACGGCGGTGAACTCCCTTGTCAGGGCGTCGAAGAGCATCGCCCGGTGCAGGGAACCGAGGGTGTTGTCGCGGTCTCCCCAGTGGATCCGCCCGCCAAGCCGCTCCTGGGGTAACTTCCTTTGGATCACGTGCAATCGCGAGAGCGGAGAAGGATCCATGCGTCACGTCTCCCTGGGCAGTTCAGGTCTGCGGGTCTCCGCGGTCGGCCTCGGCTGCAACAACTTCGGCGGCCGCCTCGACGCCCGCGCCACCCGCGCCGTCGTCGACGCCGCCCTCGACGCGGGCATCACCCTCCTCGACACCGCGGACATCTACGGAGGCCGGGGCGGCTCCGAGAGCCACCTCGGCCAAGCCCTCAAGGGCCGCCGCGACCAGGTCGTCCTCGCCACCAAGTTCGGCTACGACGGCGTCGACATGGGCTACGGGCCCGCGGCCGGGTCCCGCGGCGGGCGCGCCTACATCCGCCGCGCCGTCGAGGAGTCCCTGCGCCGGCTGGAGACCGACCACATCGACCTGTACCAGTTGCACAGTCCCGACCCGGACGTCCCCATCGCCGAAACCCTCGCCGCGCTCACCGAACTCGTCACCGAGGGCAAGGTCCGCTACATCGGACACTCCAACCTCAGCGGTTGGCAGCTCACCGAAGCCGCCCACGTCGCCCGGGAGATCGGCGCCGCGCCCTTCGTGTCGGCGCAGAACGAATGGTCGCTGCTCCAGCGTTCCGCCGAACGGGAACTCGTCCCGGCCGCGCTGCACCACGGCGTCGGCGTGCTCCCGTACTTCCCCCTGGCCAACGGCCTGCTCACCGGCAAGATCCGACGCGGCGCACCCGTCCCGCCCGGTTCGCGTCTCGAAGGCCGTGACGGCTACCTCACCGACGAGCGCCTGGACACGGTCGAGGCACTGGCCGGCCTCGCCGAGAAGTACGACCGCACGGTCCTGGAACTCGCCATCGGCTGGCTCTCCGCGCAGCCGGGCTGCGCCTCCGTCATCGCGGGCGCCACCTCCGCCGAACAGGTGCGGGCCAACGCGGCCGTCGCCGACCGGCCGCTGGAGGCCGCGCTGCTCGCCGAGATCGACGCCATCGACGGCATCGGCGACCCCGGCGCGGGGGCGCGGTGACCACGACCGCGCTCCGCTGCGCCGTTCTCGACGACCACCAGAACGTGGCGACCACCTCCGCCGACTGGTCCACGATCGCGGACCGGGTGGAGGTGGTCATCTACCGGGACCACCTGGACGACGAGGACCGGCTCGCGGCGCGCCTGGCCGCCTTCGACATCGTCGTCACCCTGCGCGAACGGGTCCCCTTCCCGGCCTCGTTGCTCGACCGACTGCCCCGCCTCGCCCTGCTCGTCGCGAGCGGCATGCGCAACTCCGTCATCGACCACGCCGCCGCCGCGCGGGGCGGCGTGACCGTGTGCGGCACGGGCAGTTCCTCCACCCCGCCCGTCGAACTCACCTGGGCCCTGCTCCTGGCCCTGGCGCGCGGCATCGTCCCCGAGAGCACCGCCCTGCGCACCGGAGGGCCCTGGCAGCAGACCCTCGGCGCCGACCTGCACGGACGCCGGCTCGGCCTGCTCGGCCTCGGGAAGATCGGCGGTCGGGTGGCCGGGATCGGCCTCGCCTTCGGCATGGAGGTCACGGCCTGGAGCCGGAACCTCACGAGGGAACGCGCCGACGAGGTGGGGGTGACCCTGGCCGCGTCCCGGGAGGAACTCCTCGCGGAGAGCGACTTCGTGTCCGTCCACCTCGCGCTGGGCGACCGCACCCGCGGCCTGATCGGGGCGCCGGAACTGGCGCTGATGCGCCCGTCCGCGTACCTCGTCAACACCTCGCGGGCAGCCATCGTCGACCAGGACGCGCTGATCGAGGCCCTGCGCGAGGGGCGGATCGCGGGCGCCGGTCTCGACGTCTTCGACATCGAGCCGCTGCCGCGGGACCATCCCGTGCGCACGACGCCGAACCTGTTGGCCACGCCCCACCTGGGCTACGTCACGCGGGACAACTACGCGACGTACTACGGACAGGCCGTCGAGGACATCCGCGCGTACCTCGACGGCGCGCCCGTCCGGGTGCTCGGTTAGGTCGTGCGGCAGCACGTGCGAACGGCCCGGGCGGGCCCGCGAGGAGCGGGCCC
This region of Streptomyces sp. NBC_00513 genomic DNA includes:
- a CDS encoding ABC transporter substrate-binding protein, which encodes MSRSRTVLRSLIPLALLAPLAACGGSPGGKGAGSDTASGKTPGFPYTVTNCGVSTTYQAPPRRAVTMNQHATEIMLALGLEQKIVGTAYLDDAILPAYRPAYDRIKVLAKEYPSKEVLLNANPDFVYGGYSSAFDKAQGRDRGGLAASGINSRLNVEYCGTGPVGLEQLKTEITEVARTFGVPERGAALIEDQQRRIAAVTARVKDKSKPAVFAYDSGEASASTSGGTGIGNEIVSLAGGTNVFADLDDTFGDVSWEKVIERKPDVILIYDYAGTTVEAKKQRLLNDPALAQVPAIKNKRFVVLPLSTAVLGVRVADATESLGRQLHPDAA
- a CDS encoding iron ABC transporter permease, with translation MSPRRTPVVLVLLAASLVASAVAGLALGAVRMAPGQVIDVLLAGPGAGAGAGGGAAGAIVWDVRMPRLLLGAVVGAGLAVAGTVLQALVRNQLADPFLLGASSGASAGAVLVIVLGAGVLDFAGGAAVPVAAFAGSMGALVAVYAMARRGGTMTTGRLILAGVAVQYVLSALTSLVLVLAAHPDQIRTVLFWTLGGLGGARWDELALPSVALLLGTGLLIALARPLDLLLAGEEGAHTLGLDTARFRAAVFVLASLVIGVLVAYSGAIGFVGLMVPHAARMVVGAGHRALLPVAALGGAVFLTLADLVARTAAAPEEIPVGVVTALVGGPFFLWMLRRSTRTEGVAG
- a CDS encoding ABC transporter ATP-binding protein, whose product is MNPSTGHPVELAVEDVGYEIDGRTLLHGVDLTARPGETVGVVGPNGSGKTTLLRCVYGALRPTSGRVLLDGADAGSMGVKDRARRVAVVPQDASGTFGLTVREVVAMGRSPHKRFWEQDGPDDARRVAEALETVGAAGFADRRFDELSGGERQRALVARALVQDPGLLALDEPTNHLDIRYQLEILTLVRALPATGLLVLHDLNLAASFCDRLYVLEAGRVVASGTPGEVLTEELLSQVYGVRTRVGPHPTTGGPSIQYLPPEPPRLSPGSRTGG
- a CDS encoding VOC family protein, coding for MSVELNHTIVHSRDNRRSAEYLADILGLEVGTEWGPFIPVETGNGVTLDFATAAPGESIAPQHYAFLVSQDVFDAAYAKIKAAGTEHYADPHRKHPGEINHNDGGNGVYFPDPSGHWLELITRPYGFQG
- a CDS encoding N,N-dimethylformamidase beta subunit family domain-containing protein codes for the protein MDQEQRAGGIGSAGRRRFIAIAATGAVTAVGIGAAAGCAGDGDAQEAGAGEDPKSGGSPSGSPNASESSPGAGSRVFDVKAENARPGNADWHVAKAGSARAIEGFADRVSVLPGESFGLHVSTAAPRFTVSAYRMGWYGGARARLVWRSQALPGVRQPEHTVDAGTRMVRTRWARTTTVDTGGWPEGCYLLRLDAQGAEGQRFVPLTVRSASTKGRTVIVNAVATWQAYNRWGGYGSYDGPSGGYASRSLAVTFDRPYEYDDGAGLFLVYEAPLIALAERLGIPLAYTTTTDLAREKRLLEGAAAVLSPGHDEYWSPEQRAHVTAARDAGTNIAILGANCCYRRIRLEPSDLGPDRTVVCYKSSYAQDPGFKRGHPATVDFRSAPAADPESSLLGVIYDGYPVDAPYVVTRPGHWLFEGTGVKAGDGFAHLVGVEYDKVNTGFPTPRPIEIIAHSPVVCEGRPSHQDTAYHTVASGAGVFATGTMRWVEALDAKGDGRGGGNHGLDARAGALTTRVTENLLRVFAAGPAGRTHPARDNVDSVYGRS
- a CDS encoding aldo/keto reductase is translated as MRHVSLGSSGLRVSAVGLGCNNFGGRLDARATRAVVDAALDAGITLLDTADIYGGRGGSESHLGQALKGRRDQVVLATKFGYDGVDMGYGPAAGSRGGRAYIRRAVEESLRRLETDHIDLYQLHSPDPDVPIAETLAALTELVTEGKVRYIGHSNLSGWQLTEAAHVAREIGAAPFVSAQNEWSLLQRSAERELVPAALHHGVGVLPYFPLANGLLTGKIRRGAPVPPGSRLEGRDGYLTDERLDTVEALAGLAEKYDRTVLELAIGWLSAQPGCASVIAGATSAEQVRANAAVADRPLEAALLAEIDAIDGIGDPGAGAR
- a CDS encoding D-2-hydroxyacid dehydrogenase family protein — encoded protein: MTTTALRCAVLDDHQNVATTSADWSTIADRVEVVIYRDHLDDEDRLAARLAAFDIVVTLRERVPFPASLLDRLPRLALLVASGMRNSVIDHAAAARGGVTVCGTGSSSTPPVELTWALLLALARGIVPESTALRTGGPWQQTLGADLHGRRLGLLGLGKIGGRVAGIGLAFGMEVTAWSRNLTRERADEVGVTLAASREELLAESDFVSVHLALGDRTRGLIGAPELALMRPSAYLVNTSRAAIVDQDALIEALREGRIAGAGLDVFDIEPLPRDHPVRTTPNLLATPHLGYVTRDNYATYYGQAVEDIRAYLDGAPVRVLG